The following are encoded in a window of Esox lucius isolate fEsoLuc1 chromosome 14, fEsoLuc1.pri, whole genome shotgun sequence genomic DNA:
- the LOC105015264 gene encoding torsin-1A: MLQVFLIGVLLLNINTAAAFEPISTSIAVGMAAALTGFLATYQNIFYYFEECCRPEWISFNKTGLEVDLDQKLFGQHIVSRVVLKAITGFMKNKNPKKALVLSLHGWTGTGKNFVSYLIAENIYKKGMASSFIHQFVATAHFPHQSQIENYKSQLQHWIKGNVTNCPQSMFIFDEMDKMPLGLIDSIKPYLDYYETLDDISYRQAIFIFLSNSGGENIMQVALDFWRAGKDREEIELKDLEMALSLSVFNNKNSGFWHTSLIDKNLVDFFVPFLPLEYKHLVQCGMAEMDALGLKPNHTLVDQVVRDMTYFPKSEKIFSVKGCKTISSKLDFYREHV, encoded by the exons ATGCTACAAGTATTTCTGATTGGTGTTCTGTTGTTGAACATCAACACTGCCGCGGCATTTGAGCCCATCAGTACTAGCATAGCGGTTGGAATGGCAGCGGCTCTCACTGGATTCCTCGCTACCTACCAGAACATTTTTTACTATTTTGAAGAATGTTGTAGACCGGAGTGGATCTCCTTCAATAAAACAG GTTTGGAAGTGGACCTAGATCAGAAATTGTTTGGTCAACATATTGTTTCCAGAGTTGTTCTGAAAGCTATAACGGGTTTCATGAAGAATAAAAACCCAAAGAAGGCCTTGGTGCTTTCTTTACACGGCTGGACTGGAACCGGGAAGAACTTTGTAAGCTATCTCATTGCAGAAAACATCTACAAGAAGGGCATGGCCAGCAGTTTTATTCACCAGTTTGTGGCTACAGCTCACTTCCCTCATCAGAGCCAGATTGAGAACTACAAG TCTCAGCTGCAGCACTGGATTAAAGGAAACGTCACCAACTGCCCCCAGTCCATGTTCATCTTTGATGAAATGGATAAAATGCCTCTCGGTCTGATTGACAGTATAAAGCCCTATCTGGACTACTATGAGACACTGGATGACATCTCCTACCGCCAAGCCATCTTCATCTTCCTCAG CAACTCAGGAGGTGAGAACATCATGCAAGTGGCTCTTGACTTCTGGAGAGCAGGGAAAGACCGAGAAGAGATCGAGTTGAAAGACCTGGAAATggctctctccctgtctgtgttcAACAACAAGAATA gTGGATTCTGGCACACCAGTCTGATTGACAAGAACCTGGTGGACTTTTTCGTCCCTTTCCTGCCTCTGGAGTATAAACACCTGGTGCAGTGTGGCATGGCAGAGATGGACGCACTGGGACTGAAGCCCAATCACACCTTAGTCGACCAGGTGGTCAGAGACATGACATACTTTCCCAAGAGTGAGAAGATCTTCTCTGTCAAGGGCTGCAAGACCATCAGCAGTAAGCTGGACTTCTACAGAGAACACGTATGA